In the Chlorobium limicola DSM 245 genome, one interval contains:
- a CDS encoding NAD(P)/FAD-dependent oxidoreductase — protein MKHVVVVGGGFTGLNVVRELGNRKNVRVTLLDKNNFHLFQPLLYQVAMAALNAGEIAYPLRMMLARYKNVTVYKGVAERIDPLGKKVFTDFGEITYDYLVLACGAKHHYFGHNEWEAHAPGLKTIAQASEIRRRVMDAYEKAERTQDAAEKRKMLTFVVVGGGPTGVELAGSIGEMSRYYLSKYYRNIDPKLTRIFIVHSAPRILQTFSPDLSARATRALEKLGVQVWTCSLVSGIDAGGVQVGKERIEAGTVLWAAGVKAARLVQGTDFETDGSGRVFVTEDLSVPGYGDVFAGGDQACFTREDGSTLPGMASVALQEGRTIGKNILLSIQGKVRQPFRYRDKGQMATIGKKMAIAEKGNVRLHGLFAWMIWVGVHVYYLSSVRHRFFVLMQWAWSYFTFGHEARIVNKEWRFYPDLPEKAEPAAPVAMNVDPGCLYIPDVQLQGK, from the coding sequence ATGAAACATGTCGTTGTCGTCGGAGGAGGATTTACCGGCCTGAATGTCGTTCGGGAACTCGGCAACAGAAAGAACGTCAGGGTTACGCTTCTCGATAAAAACAATTTTCATCTTTTTCAGCCCCTTCTCTACCAGGTAGCCATGGCCGCGCTCAACGCCGGTGAAATTGCTTATCCACTGAGAATGATGCTTGCCCGGTATAAAAATGTTACGGTCTATAAAGGGGTGGCTGAGCGTATCGATCCGCTGGGAAAAAAGGTGTTTACTGATTTCGGTGAAATCACTTACGATTATCTGGTGCTTGCCTGTGGGGCAAAGCATCACTATTTCGGCCATAACGAGTGGGAGGCGCATGCGCCCGGTTTGAAGACCATAGCGCAGGCGTCTGAAATCCGGAGGCGTGTCATGGATGCCTATGAGAAGGCCGAGCGGACACAGGATGCGGCTGAAAAACGTAAAATGCTGACTTTTGTGGTTGTTGGTGGCGGTCCGACAGGCGTCGAGCTTGCCGGTTCGATTGGTGAAATGAGCAGGTACTATCTGTCGAAATATTACCGGAATATCGATCCGAAACTGACAAGGATTTTTATTGTTCATTCCGCACCCCGGATTCTGCAGACTTTTTCGCCGGATCTTTCAGCCAGGGCGACCCGCGCTCTTGAAAAACTCGGGGTGCAGGTCTGGACATGCAGTCTTGTGAGCGGCATCGATGCCGGAGGAGTTCAGGTCGGCAAAGAGCGGATCGAGGCCGGCACGGTTCTCTGGGCGGCCGGAGTAAAGGCGGCCAGGCTCGTGCAGGGAACCGATTTTGAAACCGATGGAAGCGGCAGGGTTTTCGTGACGGAGGATCTCAGTGTGCCTGGGTACGGCGATGTTTTTGCCGGAGGAGATCAGGCCTGTTTTACGCGTGAAGACGGAAGCACATTGCCTGGCATGGCCTCCGTAGCCCTTCAGGAGGGACGAACTATCGGGAAAAATATTCTGCTTTCAATACAGGGAAAAGTTCGGCAGCCGTTCCGTTATCGCGACAAAGGACAGATGGCCACTATCGGCAAGAAGATGGCGATTGCGGAAAAAGGCAACGTTCGGTTGCATGGCCTTTTTGCATGGATGATCTGGGTGGGCGTGCATGTCTATTATCTGAGCAGCGTTCGGCACCGCTTTTTCGTGCTGATGCAGTGGGCCTGGTCGTACTTCACTTTCGGTCATGAAGCTCGCATCGTCAATAAAGAGTGGCGTTTCTATCCCGATCTTCCTGAAAAGGCCGAACCGGCCGCGCCTGTTGCCATGAACGTCGATCCGGGATGTCTGTACATCCCGGATGTGCAGCTGCAGGGAAAGTGA
- the cimA gene encoding citramalate synthase produces the protein MAIELYDTTLRDGTQGEHINLSVQDKLLITEKLDEFGMDFIEGGWPSSNPKDEEFFLKARKLTLDRSKLCSFGSTARLLQNIENDPNLQGLLHSETPVITIFGKTWIAHTSKGLGISEEENAELIYRSVSFLNSHGREVFFDAEHFFDGFKDNPLFALRMLKAAAEGGASRLVLCDTNGGSLPHEIDAIVRRVLAETGIPVGIHSHNDGDLAVANSLAAVIAGATHIHGTINGIGERCGNANLISIIANIMLKMDRNFTFVEHLSQLTSLSKFVYEILNMPPDGKAPFVGRSAFAHKGGIHVSAVMKDSSLYEHIDPKLVGNRQRVLVSELAGQSNIRYKAQELGIELPEKGELLKNLVNHIKELEHKGYQFDGAEASFELILHRELGNFNPYFEVRESKVTIESRKGSKNVDQAVLKVAVGNEIEHIAADGDGPVNALDKALRKALIRFYPQIKTIKLVDYKVRVLEEKRGTSAKVRVLIETGNGRDTWGTVGVSTNIIEASLQALCDSMNYHLFILKASIPSGEELLQD, from the coding sequence ATGGCAATAGAACTCTACGACACCACCCTGCGTGACGGTACGCAGGGTGAACATATCAACCTCTCCGTACAGGATAAACTGCTCATCACGGAAAAGCTCGACGAGTTCGGTATGGACTTCATCGAAGGCGGATGGCCAAGCAGCAATCCAAAGGATGAAGAATTTTTCCTCAAAGCCCGTAAACTGACCCTCGACCGTTCGAAGCTCTGTTCATTCGGTTCTACGGCCCGGTTGCTGCAGAACATTGAAAACGACCCGAACCTGCAGGGACTGCTGCACTCTGAAACTCCGGTCATTACGATTTTCGGAAAAACCTGGATCGCCCATACCTCCAAGGGACTTGGCATTTCGGAAGAAGAGAACGCGGAACTGATCTACCGTTCGGTATCGTTCCTCAATTCGCACGGACGCGAGGTATTTTTCGATGCGGAACATTTTTTCGACGGATTCAAGGACAACCCCCTGTTCGCCCTGAGAATGCTTAAAGCCGCTGCAGAGGGCGGAGCATCGCGTCTTGTGCTTTGCGATACCAACGGAGGCTCGCTTCCCCATGAAATAGACGCCATCGTGCGCAGGGTTCTCGCAGAAACCGGTATTCCGGTAGGCATTCACAGTCATAACGACGGCGATCTTGCCGTTGCGAACTCACTTGCGGCCGTCATTGCCGGAGCGACGCACATTCACGGCACCATCAACGGAATCGGGGAACGGTGCGGCAACGCGAACCTTATCAGCATCATCGCAAACATCATGCTGAAAATGGATCGCAACTTTACATTCGTCGAGCATCTTTCGCAGCTGACCTCGCTCTCAAAATTCGTTTACGAAATCCTGAACATGCCTCCCGACGGCAAGGCTCCGTTCGTAGGTCGATCTGCCTTTGCCCATAAAGGCGGAATTCATGTCAGCGCCGTCATGAAGGACAGTTCGCTTTACGAACATATCGATCCGAAACTTGTCGGCAACCGCCAGAGAGTTCTTGTTTCGGAACTGGCCGGTCAAAGCAATATCCGTTACAAGGCGCAGGAACTCGGCATCGAGCTGCCTGAAAAAGGCGAACTGCTTAAAAACCTCGTGAACCACATCAAGGAACTCGAACACAAAGGATACCAGTTCGACGGCGCCGAAGCATCATTCGAGCTGATTCTGCATCGGGAACTCGGCAACTTCAACCCGTATTTCGAAGTTCGTGAATCGAAAGTTACCATCGAATCACGAAAAGGATCGAAAAATGTCGATCAGGCGGTGCTCAAAGTAGCTGTAGGCAATGAAATCGAACACATTGCCGCAGATGGCGACGGTCCGGTCAATGCTCTCGACAAAGCCCTGCGCAAAGCGCTGATCCGTTTTTATCCGCAGATAAAAACCATAAAACTGGTCGATTACAAGGTTCGGGTGCTTGAAGAAAAACGGGGCACCAGTGCTAAAGTACGGGTACTCATCGAAACCGGAAACGGACGCGATACCTGGGGAACCGTCGGCGTATCGACCAATATCATAGAGGCGAGCCTGCAGGCGCTCTGTGACAGCATGAACTACCATCTCTTCATACTGAAAGCCTCGATACCTTCAGGCGAGGAGCTCCTTCAGGACTGA
- a CDS encoding LeuD/DmdB family oxidoreductase small subunit has translation MDTIIQGKAYVLGKNIDTDQIIPAEHLVYSLSDPEEVKLYGKYALSGVPPEQGGLPQGDIPFVTEGSFHSDYTIIVAGPNFGCGSSREHAPFALQVAGAKAIVAESYARIFYRNCVDGGFVIPYETSVPLTGVIKTGDELKIDIEANTVTNLETNITFTLNPLGDVFSIVRAGGIFAYARQENLMAQS, from the coding sequence ATGGACACCATCATTCAGGGAAAAGCCTACGTATTAGGCAAAAATATCGACACCGATCAGATCATACCGGCCGAACATCTTGTCTACAGCCTTTCCGACCCTGAAGAGGTCAAGCTGTACGGCAAATATGCTCTTTCCGGCGTACCGCCGGAACAGGGCGGCCTCCCGCAGGGAGACATTCCTTTCGTTACCGAAGGAAGCTTCCATTCGGACTACACCATTATCGTTGCAGGCCCGAACTTCGGCTGCGGTTCCTCGCGCGAACATGCCCCTTTTGCCCTGCAGGTCGCAGGAGCGAAGGCCATTGTCGCTGAATCGTATGCCAGAATTTTTTACCGCAACTGTGTAGACGGCGGCTTTGTTATACCTTACGAAACCTCCGTTCCGTTGACCGGAGTAATAAAAACCGGTGATGAGCTGAAAATCGATATCGAAGCAAACACCGTCACCAATCTTGAAACGAATATCACCTTTACGCTGAACCCGCTCGGCGATGTGTTCAGTATTGTCCGCGCCGGAGGAATTTTTGCCTACGCCAGGCAGGAAAACCTGATGGCTCAAAGCTGA
- a CDS encoding 3-isopropylmalate dehydratase large subunit yields the protein MAQTITQKILSRAANRKFVDAGENVWLNVDILLTHDVCGPPTFDIFKQEFGPDAKVWDPEKVVVLPDHYIFTANEHAHRNIDLLRQFASEQSLPNYYDVGTDRYKGVCHVALAEEGFNIPGTVLFGTDSHTCTSGAFGMFGSGIGNTDAAFILGTGKLWEKVPESMKFIFEGDMPEYLCAKDLILQILGDIGTDGATYRAMEFDGEAVYSLPVDERMTLCNMAIEAGGMNGIIAADAVTEAYVKAHSSKPYEIFQSDPDADYHSVYRYNARELEPVVAKPHSPDNRATVRSMQGTKITKSYIGSCTGGKLTDFMLAAKILKGKQVTVPTNIVPATVLVARALECETWEGVTLKKIFEDAGCSIALPSCAACLGGPADTVGRSADQDVVVSTTNRNFPGRMGSKKADVYLASPLTAAASAVTGKLTDPREFL from the coding sequence ATGGCACAAACAATAACCCAGAAAATTCTCTCGAGAGCCGCTAACCGGAAATTTGTCGATGCCGGTGAAAACGTCTGGCTCAATGTCGACATCCTGCTCACTCATGACGTGTGCGGACCGCCGACCTTCGATATTTTCAAGCAGGAGTTCGGCCCGGATGCAAAAGTATGGGACCCCGAAAAGGTCGTGGTCCTGCCAGACCACTATATTTTTACAGCAAATGAGCATGCACACCGCAATATCGACCTGTTGAGACAGTTTGCATCGGAACAGAGTCTCCCCAACTACTACGATGTCGGCACCGACCGTTACAAAGGGGTCTGCCATGTAGCTCTTGCTGAAGAGGGATTCAATATTCCGGGTACGGTTCTGTTCGGCACGGACTCGCATACCTGTACCTCGGGAGCATTCGGCATGTTCGGCTCCGGAATCGGAAACACTGACGCAGCCTTCATTCTCGGCACAGGCAAGCTCTGGGAAAAGGTGCCTGAGTCCATGAAATTCATCTTCGAAGGCGACATGCCGGAATACCTCTGCGCAAAGGATCTCATTCTGCAGATTCTCGGCGACATAGGCACCGACGGAGCAACTTACCGGGCAATGGAATTCGACGGCGAAGCGGTCTACTCTCTTCCGGTCGATGAGCGCATGACCCTGTGCAATATGGCTATCGAAGCAGGAGGCATGAACGGCATCATCGCGGCCGACGCCGTTACCGAAGCTTATGTAAAGGCACACAGCAGCAAACCCTACGAAATCTTCCAAAGCGATCCCGACGCCGACTATCACAGCGTTTACCGATATAACGCAAGGGAACTGGAACCGGTTGTGGCAAAACCGCACAGTCCGGACAACAGGGCTACCGTCAGAAGCATGCAGGGCACGAAAATCACCAAGTCCTATATAGGCTCCTGCACCGGAGGCAAACTGACCGATTTCATGCTTGCAGCGAAAATTCTTAAAGGCAAACAGGTTACCGTACCGACCAACATCGTTCCGGCAACCGTGCTTGTAGCCCGCGCCCTGGAATGTGAAACATGGGAAGGCGTTACACTGAAAAAGATTTTTGAAGATGCCGGATGCAGCATAGCCCTGCCCTCATGCGCAGCATGTCTCGGCGGGCCTGCAGATACCGTGGGACGCTCGGCCGATCAGGATGTTGTGGTCTCCACGACGAACCGCAACTTCCCGGGACGCATGGGAAGCAAGAAAGCCGATGTCTATCTTGCCTCTCCGCTTACCGCTGCAGCATCTGCAGTTACCGGAAAACTAACCGATCCAAGGGAGTTCCTCTGA
- the leuB gene encoding 3-isopropylmalate dehydrogenase, with product MYKIVSIPGDGIGPEVVAGALAVMNRLAEKHGFTIAIEEHPFGGASYDLHGEMLTEATLEACRNCDAVLLGAVGGPKWESLPHEHKPEAALLKIRRELGLFANLRPAKVYDALIDASSLKADVVGGTDFVVFRELTGGIYFGQPRGYDENKGWNTMVYERYEVERIARIAFEAAQKRGGRVTSIDKANVLEVSQLWRNVVHEVHRDFPEIELSDMYVDNAAMQIVRNPKQFDVIVTGNLFGDILSDIAGMITGSLGMLPSASIGKSHALYEPIHGSAPDIAGQNKANPIATIASVAMMFEHSFCMPDIANEIYQAIETTLAEGLRTADIANAGQSAVSTTEMTAAIVKNLGQ from the coding sequence ATGTATAAAATCGTATCCATACCGGGTGACGGCATCGGCCCGGAAGTTGTAGCCGGTGCTCTGGCAGTCATGAACCGGCTCGCCGAAAAACACGGATTTACCATCGCAATCGAAGAACATCCTTTCGGCGGTGCGTCCTACGACCTGCACGGAGAGATGCTGACCGAAGCAACACTCGAAGCCTGCCGGAACTGCGATGCGGTGCTGCTCGGAGCCGTTGGCGGCCCCAAATGGGAAAGCCTTCCGCATGAACACAAACCGGAAGCTGCGCTGCTGAAAATCCGCAGGGAACTCGGCCTCTTCGCGAACCTCAGGCCGGCAAAAGTGTACGATGCGCTTATCGACGCATCTTCGCTCAAGGCCGATGTGGTCGGAGGTACCGACTTTGTCGTCTTCAGGGAACTGACCGGCGGCATCTATTTCGGCCAGCCGAGAGGCTACGACGAGAACAAAGGGTGGAACACAATGGTGTATGAACGCTATGAGGTCGAGCGAATCGCCCGCATCGCGTTCGAAGCCGCACAGAAACGAGGCGGCAGGGTCACCTCGATCGACAAGGCAAACGTCCTCGAGGTATCGCAGCTGTGGAGAAACGTGGTGCATGAAGTCCACCGGGATTTCCCTGAAATCGAGCTGAGCGACATGTATGTAGATAATGCCGCCATGCAGATCGTCCGGAACCCGAAACAGTTTGACGTCATTGTAACGGGCAATCTTTTCGGGGATATCCTCAGCGACATTGCCGGCATGATCACCGGAAGCCTCGGCATGCTCCCTTCGGCAAGCATCGGCAAATCGCATGCTCTCTACGAACCGATCCACGGCAGTGCACCGGATATTGCCGGTCAGAACAAGGCGAACCCGATAGCCACTATCGCATCGGTCGCCATGATGTTCGAGCACAGTTTCTGCATGCCGGATATCGCCAATGAGATTTACCAGGCAATCGAAACCACTCTCGCCGAAGGGCTGAGAACCGCCGATATCGCCAATGCGGGTCAGAGCGCCGTATCGACGACTGAAATGACTGCGGCAATTGTAAAGAATCTCGGCCAATAA
- the ilvC gene encoding ketol-acid reductoisomerase — translation MNAYYEQDADLGYLQGKNIAILGYGSQGHAHALNLKESGLNVCVGLRPDSSSCDRAREAGLQVNTVAEAVKWADIVMVLLPDQYQKAIYETEIAPNLQPGNTLAFAHGFNIHYNQIVPDKSVNVIMIAPKSPGHLVRRTYTQGNGVPCLIAVHQDATGEARQQALAWAKGLGGTKAGVIETTFKNETETDLFGEQAVLCGGSAELIKAGFETLVEAGYPEELAYFECMHELKLIVDLYYEGGLSRMNFSVSDTAEYGGMTRGPRVITPAVKAEMKKILEEVQDGRFAKEFIDECNGGYKNLNRLRAENSGHAIEKVGSKLRDMMSWLIKK, via the coding sequence ATGAACGCTTATTATGAGCAGGATGCCGATCTCGGTTATCTGCAGGGAAAAAATATCGCCATACTCGGTTACGGCAGCCAGGGCCATGCACACGCCCTGAACCTCAAGGAGAGCGGTCTGAACGTCTGCGTTGGCCTGCGCCCCGACAGTTCATCCTGTGACCGTGCCCGTGAAGCCGGTCTGCAGGTCAATACCGTTGCCGAAGCCGTCAAATGGGCCGATATCGTCATGGTGCTCCTGCCCGATCAGTACCAGAAAGCCATCTACGAAACCGAAATCGCACCGAACCTGCAGCCGGGAAACACCCTTGCGTTCGCGCACGGCTTCAATATTCACTACAACCAGATCGTTCCGGATAAATCGGTAAACGTCATCATGATCGCCCCGAAAAGCCCTGGGCACCTGGTACGCCGCACCTACACGCAGGGCAACGGCGTTCCCTGCCTGATCGCCGTTCATCAGGACGCTACCGGTGAAGCCCGCCAGCAGGCGCTTGCCTGGGCGAAAGGCCTCGGCGGCACCAAAGCCGGCGTTATCGAAACCACCTTCAAAAACGAAACCGAAACCGACCTTTTCGGCGAACAGGCTGTTCTCTGCGGAGGCTCGGCCGAACTCATCAAGGCCGGATTCGAAACCCTTGTCGAAGCAGGATATCCTGAAGAACTCGCCTACTTCGAATGCATGCACGAGCTGAAACTCATCGTCGATCTCTACTATGAAGGCGGCCTGTCAAGAATGAACTTCTCGGTCAGCGACACCGCCGAATACGGCGGCATGACCCGCGGACCGCGCGTTATCACCCCCGCAGTGAAAGCCGAGATGAAAAAAATACTCGAAGAGGTTCAGGACGGACGTTTCGCCAAAGAGTTCATCGACGAATGCAACGGCGGTTACAAAAATCTGAACCGGCTCAGAGCTGAAAACAGCGGTCACGCGATTGAGAAAGTAGGCTCGAAACTGCGCGACATGATGAGCTGGCTGATCAAAAAATAA
- the ilvN gene encoding acetolactate synthase small subunit, whose protein sequence is MKHIISVLVENKFGTLNRVASMFSARGFNLASISIGETEDPEISRMTIVTRGDDQIISQVLKQLNRLIDTIKVTDLTKQPHVERELLLMTMKLSRTTQHEIFELINVFKGKVVDIKQKSITIEVIGSPDKINTTIDIFRPYGIRELARSGAVAIHRGES, encoded by the coding sequence ATGAAACACATCATATCCGTACTGGTCGAAAACAAGTTCGGCACCCTCAACCGGGTTGCCTCCATGTTCAGCGCCCGAGGTTTCAATCTGGCAAGTATCTCCATCGGCGAGACAGAAGACCCGGAAATTTCGCGCATGACCATCGTCACCCGTGGTGACGACCAGATCATCAGTCAGGTGCTCAAGCAACTGAACCGGTTGATCGATACCATAAAGGTTACCGACCTGACAAAACAGCCTCATGTCGAACGGGAGCTGCTGCTTATGACCATGAAACTCAGCAGGACAACGCAGCATGAGATTTTCGAACTGATCAATGTTTTTAAAGGAAAAGTCGTGGATATAAAACAAAAATCCATTACTATTGAGGTCATCGGTTCTCCGGACAAAATCAATACAACCATTGATATTTTCAGGCCGTACGGGATCAGGGAACTGGCCCGCTCCGGTGCTGTCGCCATTCACCGGGGTGAATCCTGA
- the ilvB gene encoding biosynthetic-type acetolactate synthase large subunit has product MHAPGEKLNGSEIFFECLRRENVAYIFGYPGGALLKVYETLYDIKDIKHILVRHEQGATHMAEGYARATGKPGVVLVTSGPGATNTVTGITNAYMDSSPMVIFTGQVPSSLIGNDAFQEADIVGITRPITKHNFLVKDVRELALTIRKAFYLATNGRPGPVLVDMPKDVLNAVCTFEWPETVEIRGFKPTVKCHQNQVEKAAHLIARSKKPLLYIGGGVISSNASEELQRLAIEQNIPVTMTLQGLGAFPGDHPLSMGMLGMHGTFWANQAVNNCDLLIAVGARFDDRVTGKTDTFATQAYKIHNDIDPTNVDKNVKVDLPVVGDAKHFLAAILKEMPEEKTDRSEWLADIRAWQKQCPLTYTNESDSLKTEYVIDEVCRQTGGNAVVTTDVGQHQMWTSQYYRFRKPRSIITSGGLGTMGYGLPAAIGAAFGVTDRPVVLFCGDGGFMMNVQELVTAVYYKIPVKIFLLNNSFLGMVRQWQELFHQEKYSFTDLGDSNPDFVKVAEAFGCRAMRAENPDEAKKAISEALAWNEGPVFVEFKVIKKDMVFPMVPAGASISDMLLDRLNPKTMV; this is encoded by the coding sequence ATGCATGCACCAGGAGAGAAACTGAACGGGTCGGAAATATTCTTTGAATGTCTGCGGCGGGAAAATGTTGCCTATATCTTCGGCTATCCCGGCGGAGCGCTTCTGAAGGTCTATGAAACCCTCTATGATATCAAGGACATCAAGCATATCCTTGTCCGCCACGAACAGGGAGCCACCCATATGGCCGAAGGCTACGCACGCGCTACCGGTAAACCGGGAGTCGTACTCGTAACCTCCGGACCGGGAGCGACCAATACCGTTACCGGCATTACCAATGCCTATATGGACTCCTCGCCGATGGTGATCTTCACCGGCCAGGTGCCCAGTTCGCTGATCGGCAACGATGCCTTTCAGGAAGCGGACATCGTCGGTATCACGCGTCCTATAACCAAGCACAATTTTCTGGTCAAGGATGTCAGGGAACTTGCCTTAACCATCCGCAAGGCCTTCTATCTGGCAACAAACGGCCGGCCGGGACCGGTACTTGTCGATATGCCTAAAGATGTGCTGAATGCCGTATGCACGTTCGAGTGGCCCGAAACCGTTGAAATCAGGGGATTCAAACCCACGGTCAAATGCCACCAGAATCAGGTTGAAAAAGCGGCGCACCTGATTGCCAGGTCGAAAAAACCGCTTTTGTACATTGGCGGCGGCGTTATCAGCTCCAATGCATCGGAAGAGCTGCAGCGGCTTGCCATCGAGCAGAACATCCCGGTCACCATGACCCTGCAGGGACTGGGCGCCTTTCCGGGCGATCACCCGCTCTCCATGGGCATGCTCGGCATGCACGGCACGTTCTGGGCGAATCAGGCCGTCAACAACTGCGACCTGCTGATTGCAGTGGGCGCACGTTTCGACGACCGAGTTACCGGAAAAACCGATACCTTTGCCACACAGGCATACAAGATTCACAACGATATCGACCCTACCAACGTCGACAAAAACGTCAAGGTCGATCTGCCGGTTGTCGGTGATGCAAAGCATTTTCTGGCCGCGATTCTCAAAGAGATGCCTGAGGAGAAAACGGACCGTTCCGAATGGCTTGCCGACATACGCGCATGGCAGAAGCAGTGCCCGCTGACATACACCAATGAGAGCGATTCGCTGAAAACCGAATACGTAATCGACGAGGTCTGCAGGCAGACGGGCGGAAACGCTGTCGTTACAACCGACGTCGGTCAGCACCAGATGTGGACATCGCAATACTACCGGTTCAGAAAACCGCGCTCGATCATAACCAGCGGAGGACTCGGCACCATGGGTTACGGCCTTCCGGCGGCAATCGGAGCGGCGTTCGGCGTCACCGATCGCCCGGTCGTGCTCTTCTGCGGAGACGGCGGGTTCATGATGAACGTCCAGGAGCTTGTTACGGCCGTGTACTATAAAATACCGGTCAAGATCTTCCTTCTCAACAACAGTTTTCTCGGCATGGTCCGCCAGTGGCAGGAGCTTTTCCATCAGGAAAAATACTCCTTCACCGATCTTGGCGACAGCAATCCGGACTTCGTTAAGGTTGCCGAGGCGTTCGGATGCCGGGCGATGCGGGCTGAAAACCCGGATGAGGCTAAAAAAGCTATCAGCGAAGCCCTTGCGTGGAATGAAGGCCCGGTATTCGTAGAGTTCAAGGTTATCAAAAAAGATATGGTTTTCCCGATGGTCCCGGCAGGCGCCTCGATTTCCGACATGCTGCTCGACAGGTTAAACCCGAAAACAATGGTTTGA
- the ilvD gene encoding dihydroxy-acid dehydratase encodes MRSDTVKTGFEKAPHRSLLKATGAIASNNDFRKPFIGICNSFNELIPGHAHLQELGRIAKEEVRKAGGVPFEFNTIGVCDGIAMGHIGMRYSLASRELIADSVETVAEAHRLDGLVCIPNCDKITPGMMMAALRINIPVIFVSGGPMKAGCTPSGKTVDLISVFEAVGQCSTGEITESELETIQDSACPGCGSCSGMFTANSMNCLSEALGIALPGNGTILAIDPRRNELVREASRKIVDLVNNDIRPRDIITRKSLLNAFALDFAMGGSTNTILHTLAIANEAELDFDFSELNALSAKTPYICKVSPATMDVHIEDVDRAGGISAILKELSRVDGLLDLSAPTVTGKTLGENIAGAEVLDRNVIRSIENPYSATGGLAVLYGNLAPQGAVIKTGAVSPEMMTHTGPAKVYDSQDEAIKGIMDGDICAGDVVVIRYEGPKGGPGMPEMLSPTSAIMGRGLGGSVALITDGRFSGGSRGACIGHVSPEAAEKGPIAALENGDMITIDIPNRCISVDLPETVIAGRIAALKPFEPKIKKGYLARYAQLVTSANTGAIMKNPAYCESK; translated from the coding sequence ATGAGATCTGATACGGTAAAGACAGGATTTGAAAAAGCTCCGCACCGCAGCCTTCTGAAGGCTACCGGAGCTATCGCCTCCAACAATGATTTCAGAAAGCCCTTCATCGGCATCTGCAACTCATTCAATGAACTTATACCCGGCCACGCCCACCTTCAGGAACTGGGAAGAATCGCAAAAGAGGAGGTCCGCAAGGCAGGAGGCGTTCCTTTCGAGTTCAATACCATCGGCGTTTGCGACGGCATCGCCATGGGTCATATCGGCATGCGCTACTCTCTTGCAAGCCGCGAGCTCATTGCCGACAGTGTTGAAACCGTTGCCGAGGCACATCGTCTTGACGGCCTGGTCTGCATACCCAACTGCGACAAGATCACCCCCGGCATGATGATGGCTGCTCTGCGTATCAACATACCTGTTATTTTCGTTTCGGGAGGTCCGATGAAGGCCGGATGTACCCCATCGGGAAAAACCGTTGACCTGATCTCGGTTTTCGAGGCCGTCGGACAGTGCAGTACCGGAGAGATCACGGAATCCGAGCTTGAGACCATCCAGGACAGCGCCTGTCCCGGATGCGGATCGTGTTCCGGCATGTTTACCGCCAATTCAATGAACTGCCTCTCGGAGGCTCTCGGCATAGCACTTCCCGGTAACGGAACGATTCTTGCAATCGATCCGAGACGTAACGAACTGGTCCGCGAAGCCTCGCGAAAAATTGTCGATCTGGTCAACAACGACATACGGCCCAGGGACATCATAACCAGAAAATCCCTGCTCAACGCCTTTGCCCTTGATTTTGCCATGGGGGGCAGCACCAATACGATCCTGCACACCCTGGCCATCGCCAATGAAGCGGAACTGGATTTCGACTTCTCGGAACTCAATGCCCTTTCGGCTAAAACGCCGTATATCTGCAAAGTCAGTCCGGCCACCATGGATGTCCACATCGAGGATGTCGATCGTGCCGGCGGCATTTCAGCCATACTGAAAGAACTCAGCCGTGTCGACGGTCTTCTCGACCTCTCGGCACCGACCGTTACCGGAAAAACACTCGGAGAGAATATTGCCGGCGCGGAAGTGCTTGACAGAAACGTCATCAGAAGCATCGAAAACCCATACTCCGCAACGGGCGGTCTGGCCGTTCTTTACGGAAATCTGGCCCCGCAGGGTGCCGTCATCAAAACCGGCGCCGTCAGCCCTGAAATGATGACCCATACCGGACCGGCAAAAGTTTACGACTCGCAGGATGAAGCCATCAAAGGCATCATGGACGGCGATATCTGCGCCGGAGATGTGGTGGTTATCCGATATGAGGGACCGAAAGGCGGACCGGGAATGCCTGAAATGCTCTCCCCTACCAGTGCCATCATGGGGCGCGGTCTCGGCGGTTCTGTCGCTCTCATTACCGACGGCCGGTTCTCCGGCGGATCGAGGGGAGCATGCATCGGCCACGTCTCGCCGGAAGCTGCCGAAAAAGGACCGATCGCCGCGCTGGAAAACGGCGACATGATCACCATCGACATCCCGAACCGCTGTATCAGTGTCGATCTTCCGGAAACAGTCATTGCCGGACGTATTGCCGCTCTCAAGCCTTTCGAGCCAAAAATCAAAAAAGGCTACCTTGCGCGTTACGCACAACTTGTCACCTCGGCAAATACCGGGGCGATCATGAAAAACCCTGCTTACTGTGAATCAAAATAA